GCCTATATTTTCCTGGTAGTATTTCTGATATTTTCCGGCTGGTTTTTTGCCAGTCCCTTATTTTTGGCAAACACCTCAGATATGAGATCAATATTTGATATGATACCGCTTCTTTTCATGTTTTTTGTTCCTGTGATAACCATGGGTTTGCTGGCAAAAGAGAGCAGTAATGGAACAATAGAATTGCTTACAACTTTCCCGCTGACAGATGAACAGATAGTGATGGGGAAATTTTGGTCAGCCCTTAAACTGATAGTAGTAGGATTATTATTCACCCTTATCCATTTTATCACGATCATTGCTTTGGGCACTAATATTGATTATGGTTCAATAATTTGCGGTTATCTGGGATTAGTATTGGTGGGAGGAGTATATGCAGCAATAGGTATGTTTGCATCCAGTCTTTCCAATAATCAGATTGTATCCTTTATTATCAGTTTTGCCATAATATTTGTGCTTTATATGCTGCAGTATTCACTATTCTTTATTCCGGCAGCTTTGGCAGGACTCTTTCAGTATATTTCAATCGGCTATCATTTTTCCAGTATTGCCCGTGGTGTGATTGATACCAGAAATATCATCTATTTCCTTGGATTGATAATAATATTCCTGCGATTGGCAATCACAGTCCTGGAATCAAGAAAGTGGAAATAGGAGAGAAAAATGAGCAATAAATCAAACTGGATAAATTTCATCATTCTCGTAGTAATAGTAATATTTGTGACCCTTTTATCTCAAAGCTTCTTTACACGTCTTGATTTTTCCAAAGGTAAAGTGTATTCAATATCCAAAGCATCCAAGCGATCAGTGGAGAATCTGGATGACAGAATGGTAGTGAAAGCATATTTTTCTAAATCATTACCTGGTGAATTTGCAGATGCACGCAGGTTTACCCAGGATCTTCTGGATGAATACCAGGCTTATTCAGGAGGTAAACTTAGATATGAGTTTGTGGATCCCAAGGACGAAGATGATCTAAAGGACGAAGCACAGAAGAATCAGATACAGCCAATGACAATTCGAGTGAACGAACAGGATCAGCTGGTTCTCAGAGAGATATATATGGGGCTGGCATTTCTTTATCAGGATAAAGTGGAAGCGATTCCATTTATTCAAAATACTCAGGGACTGGAATATGATATCACTAAGGCAGTGAAGAAAATATCCGCTCAGAAAATGAAGCAGGTAGCTTTTTTCAGCTCTGATAATGAAGCGATAGCAGTCGGCAGGGGAGAGCAGGTTACTCCTTATCAAACCGTAAGACAGATGATCAGCGAAAGCTATGAACTTTCAGATAATGACCTGACAGAGCCATTAACTGCAGATATATCAGCTCTCATCATAAGTGGAGTGGCTGACACCCTTACTGAGTATCAGTTGTATAACCTTGATCAATATATTATGCAGGGTGGCAAGGTAGTGATTTTCCAGGATCGTGTAACCGCAGATATCCAAAATGCTTCAGCCAGTGTAT
This is a stretch of genomic DNA from Candidatus Stygibacter australis. It encodes these proteins:
- a CDS encoding ABC transporter permease subunit; translation: MNYTKLLCKKETDSYFGSPAAYIFLVVFLIFSGWFFASPLFLANTSDMRSIFDMIPLLFMFFVPVITMGLLAKESSNGTIELLTTFPLTDEQIVMGKFWSALKLIVVGLLFTLIHFITIIALGTNIDYGSIICGYLGLVLVGGVYAAIGMFASSLSNNQIVSFIISFAIIFVLYMLQYSLFFIPAALAGLFQYISIGYHFSSIARGVIDTRNIIYFLGLIIIFLRLAITVLESRKWK
- a CDS encoding Gldg family protein, translated to MSNKSNWINFIILVVIVIFVTLLSQSFFTRLDFSKGKVYSISKASKRSVENLDDRMVVKAYFSKSLPGEFADARRFTQDLLDEYQAYSGGKLRYEFVDPKDEDDLKDEAQKNQIQPMTIRVNEQDQLVLREIYMGLAFLYQDKVEAIPFIQNTQGLEYDITKAVKKISAQKMKQVAFFSSDNEAIAVGRGEQVTPYQTVRQMISESYELSDNDLTEPLTADISALIISGVADTLTEYQLYNLDQYIMQGGKVVIFQDRVTADIQNASASVYESNLFDLLESYGIVAKKNLVADADCGQISVRRNQGIFSFNTPVNYPFFPLVTKRNTDNMIVKNIDVAQMIFVSEIDTSRVINDFTPLFYSTDHSGQTTGPRFDISYNKYMQKDLKSMLNEGRKTIAGMYSGSFHSYFEGNSTYPDVIPSTENAQVIFVPSGNFIREDSGGRAQGNQDFALNAVDYLAGDSGLIEIRSRETEYRPLKPVSNSTRQLVKWLNILFPSILLILFGIFRWRRESSRKIRIGDLYE